One part of the Mariniflexile litorale genome encodes these proteins:
- a CDS encoding insulinase family protein: MKHILTLSMVLFVLLTTKGVAQSINYSEPLPVDETIKKGVLPNGMTYYIKSTDVVKDAASYYIIQNVGSVLENDNQQGLAHFLEHMAFNGTENFPGKGILNTLQKHGAVFGKDINAYTGFDETVYNLSNIPTKDGLVDTCLMVLKDWSNYLLLTDEEIDAERGVIKEEWRTRQNGQMRLYKTSLPITFNHSKYADRLPIGLMSVVENFEYKALRDFYHDWYRTDLQAIAVIGDVNVDDIEKKIIASFSEIPAVNNPKERFVVEIPENTEMLYSLATDPEISTASLNFGIRHKKSLETETVADLKRTLLELMATKILYARISEKSQKPDANFLGAYIGYGSLSKTSNSFGIAISPKPNMQKEAFREVLTEIVRAVNYGYIPSEIERSISEIKTSYENQIAKKEDISHAQIERGIQNNFLSNTTITDVEKEYEIAKDILNTITAEELHSTIQRLYAKSNRFLNVTGVEGQDNLTEAQAKTIISEVENDASIQPYTEALEGKTLISGLNIKAGKISKSSHNKKIDATTFLLSNGIKVHYKFVDKEKDKVSLNAISCGGTSLLNDADLPSASLVGNLVQMSGLGEFTATDLKKVLAGKTASVRTSLGNINESLSGGSNTKDVETMLQLAHVYFVKPRFDEEAFKVLESNINNYIVRRSKDIGEKMRDSLTVALYGKNNPKERIFNQDYAKDISFEKIQTIYKDRFADASDFEFFIVGDVKENQLKPLLETYLASLPTKNTKENYKDNDSEWISNTIDEDIYLNMEDPKASVNIAYKKEMPYTKNNAIYTNVLGDILQLRLTETVRESEGGAYSPRANASFSREPKSQAYVSFRFDCNPDMADNLVEIVNAELQKIAEGDIKEEDLNKTRTNFIKEREQAKDKNGYDMQVLTSYFRYNENINDPKNFENIVNRMSKKDIQEIAKQVLDGGKSYEVVFKPKQ, translated from the coding sequence ATGAAACACATTTTAACTTTATCAATGGTCCTTTTTGTTTTACTAACAACAAAGGGTGTCGCACAATCCATCAATTATAGTGAGCCTTTGCCTGTAGATGAAACAATCAAAAAAGGAGTTTTACCTAATGGAATGACTTACTACATAAAAAGTACCGATGTGGTAAAAGATGCAGCTAGTTACTATATTATTCAAAATGTGGGTTCCGTATTAGAAAATGATAACCAACAGGGTTTAGCGCATTTTTTAGAGCATATGGCATTTAATGGTACCGAGAATTTTCCTGGAAAAGGGATATTAAATACACTTCAAAAGCATGGAGCGGTATTTGGAAAAGATATCAATGCTTATACAGGGTTTGATGAAACTGTTTATAATTTAAGCAACATTCCAACCAAAGATGGTTTAGTAGATACTTGTTTGATGGTATTAAAAGATTGGTCTAACTACTTATTGCTAACTGATGAAGAAATAGATGCAGAACGCGGTGTAATAAAAGAAGAATGGCGTACCCGCCAAAACGGACAAATGCGTTTATACAAAACAAGTTTACCTATTACATTTAACCACTCAAAATATGCCGATAGATTACCTATAGGATTAATGTCTGTGGTTGAGAATTTTGAATACAAGGCTTTAAGAGATTTTTATCACGATTGGTATCGTACCGATTTACAAGCTATAGCTGTTATAGGAGATGTAAATGTGGATGACATTGAGAAAAAAATAATCGCTAGTTTTTCAGAAATTCCAGCAGTAAATAATCCAAAGGAACGTTTTGTTGTAGAAATTCCAGAAAATACAGAAATGTTGTATAGTTTGGCTACAGATCCTGAAATTTCAACAGCTAGTTTAAATTTTGGAATTCGTCATAAAAAATCGTTAGAAACCGAAACGGTAGCCGATTTAAAACGCACATTGTTAGAATTGATGGCAACAAAAATATTATATGCCAGAATTTCAGAAAAATCTCAAAAACCTGATGCAAATTTTTTAGGCGCATATATAGGTTACGGAAGTTTGTCTAAAACATCCAACTCTTTTGGTATCGCAATTTCACCTAAGCCAAATATGCAAAAGGAGGCATTTAGAGAAGTTTTAACAGAAATTGTAAGAGCTGTTAATTATGGATACATTCCATCTGAAATAGAAAGATCTATTTCTGAAATAAAAACATCTTATGAAAACCAAATAGCTAAGAAAGAAGATATCAGTCATGCTCAAATAGAGCGAGGTATTCAAAATAATTTCTTATCAAATACAACTATTACAGATGTAGAAAAGGAGTATGAAATTGCGAAAGACATATTAAATACAATTACTGCAGAAGAGTTACATAGTACTATACAACGCTTATACGCTAAGAGTAATAGGTTTTTAAATGTTACAGGAGTTGAAGGGCAAGATAATTTAACAGAAGCGCAAGCAAAAACTATTATTTCTGAAGTAGAAAATGATGCATCCATACAACCTTATACTGAAGCTTTAGAAGGTAAAACATTAATTTCTGGCTTAAACATTAAAGCAGGTAAAATTTCCAAATCAAGTCATAATAAAAAGATAGATGCTACCACGTTTCTTTTAAGTAATGGTATTAAAGTGCATTACAAATTTGTAGATAAAGAAAAAGATAAAGTATCTTTAAATGCTATTAGTTGTGGTGGTACTTCGCTTTTAAATGATGCAGATTTGCCATCGGCAAGTTTAGTTGGTAACTTAGTTCAAATGTCTGGATTGGGAGAGTTTACAGCAACCGATTTAAAGAAGGTCTTGGCAGGAAAAACAGCAAGTGTTAGAACAAGTTTAGGAAACATAAACGAATCGCTTTCTGGCGGATCAAATACAAAAGATGTAGAAACTATGTTGCAATTAGCGCATGTATATTTTGTGAAACCCCGTTTTGATGAGGAAGCATTTAAAGTTTTAGAAAGCAATATAAACAACTACATTGTTAGAAGAAGTAAAGACATTGGTGAAAAGATGCGAGATAGTTTAACAGTAGCGTTGTATGGAAAAAACAATCCGAAAGAGCGTATTTTTAACCAAGATTATGCTAAAGATATTTCATTTGAAAAGATACAGACTATATACAAAGACCGCTTTGCCGATGCTTCAGATTTTGAGTTTTTTATCGTAGGGGATGTTAAAGAGAACCAATTAAAACCTCTTTTAGAAACTTATTTAGCTAGTCTGCCGACTAAAAACACAAAAGAGAATTATAAAGACAATGATTCCGAATGGATATCAAACACCATAGATGAAGACATTTATTTAAACATGGAAGACCCTAAGGCATCTGTTAATATAGCCTACAAAAAGGAAATGCCATACACTAAAAATAACGCTATTTACACGAATGTTTTAGGAGATATTTTACAACTCCGCCTTACGGAAACCGTAAGAGAATCAGAAGGTGGTGCGTACAGTCCAAGAGCAAATGCTAGCTTCTCTAGAGAACCAAAATCACAAGCTTACGTGTCTTTTCGTTTTGATTGCAACCCAGACATGGCAGATAATTTAGTTGAAATAGTGAATGCAGAGCTTCAAAAAATAGCTGAGGGCGATATTAAAGAGGAGGATCTAAATAAAACAAGAACAAATTTTATAAAAGAACGCGAACAAGCAAAAGATAAAAACGGGTATGATATGCAAGTACTTACGTCTTACTTTAGGTATAACGAAAACATAAACGACCCTAAAAACTTTGAAAACATTGTGAACAGAATGTCTAAAAAAGACATTCAAGAAATCGCAAAACAAGTGCTTGATGGTGGAAAATCGTACGAAGTTGTATTCAAACCAAAACAATAA
- a CDS encoding TlpA disulfide reductase family protein translates to MDGGQIILKFHTVLINSMCLIHKNKKMIIRKSILLIILTVSLQGCSKKNYNLTVKINDLDSPNAKVYLLNSLMKVNSETIIDSASLKNNKFSFEGEIPEPKQVFLVLSKEGNGIKDLKNWSGFLSMYLEKGNILVSIKDTVKNAIITGSKLNTEFKLQSEILYGPKKYDDEYNSITESIKNEVSEEKKKVLVLEKAAILNKRIKYRDSLLFNFIDKNPKSYISLKTLNEFAQKGYEESDLIPYFKRLPLEHRSSILGLEFLENLNKKRVDIGELAIDFTQNDENGNPIKLSDFRGKYLLLDFWASWCGPCRAENPNLVMAYKKYHDKGFNILAVSLDTKRDAWLNAIKQENLPWSHVSDLKGFDNEVARLYDVKSIPRNLLIDPEGRIITTNLRGYTLEENLAKIFEK, encoded by the coding sequence ATGGATGGGGGGCAAATAATTTTAAAGTTTCATACTGTTTTAATAAACAGTATGTGCTTAATTCATAAAAATAAAAAGATGATAATAAGAAAAAGTATCCTATTAATAATACTCACAGTTTCATTGCAGGGGTGTTCAAAAAAAAATTATAATCTAACTGTAAAAATAAATGATTTGGATAGTCCAAATGCTAAGGTTTATCTGTTAAATTCATTAATGAAAGTAAACTCAGAAACTATTATAGATTCTGCTAGTTTAAAAAACAACAAATTTAGTTTTGAAGGAGAAATACCTGAACCAAAGCAAGTTTTCTTAGTTTTAAGTAAAGAAGGTAATGGTATTAAAGATTTAAAAAACTGGAGTGGTTTTCTGTCTATGTACCTTGAGAAAGGGAATATTCTAGTAAGTATTAAAGATACCGTTAAAAATGCTATTATTACGGGTTCAAAATTAAATACAGAGTTTAAATTACAGTCAGAAATACTTTATGGTCCCAAAAAATATGATGATGAATACAATTCAATAACTGAATCTATTAAAAATGAAGTTTCTGAAGAAAAAAAGAAAGTATTGGTATTAGAAAAGGCCGCTATTCTTAATAAAAGAATAAAATATAGAGATTCTTTGCTTTTTAATTTTATAGATAAAAATCCTAAGTCATACATTAGTTTAAAAACATTAAATGAATTTGCGCAAAAAGGCTATGAGGAAAGTGATTTAATTCCCTATTTTAAAAGACTTCCTTTAGAACACCGTAGCAGTATATTAGGGTTAGAGTTTTTAGAAAATTTAAATAAAAAGCGTGTTGATATTGGAGAACTAGCTATAGATTTTACTCAAAACGATGAAAATGGTAATCCAATTAAATTATCAGATTTTAGAGGAAAATATTTATTGTTAGATTTTTGGGCTTCATGGTGTGGTCCATGTAGAGCTGAAAACCCTAATTTAGTTATGGCTTACAAAAAATATCACGACAAAGGTTTTAACATACTAGCAGTGTCTTTAGATACTAAAAGAGACGCTTGGCTAAATGCTATTAAACAAGAGAACCTTCCTTGGTCGCATGTGTCAGATTTAAAAGGTTTTGATAATGAAGTAGCTCGATTATACGATGTAAAATCCATCCCTAGAAATCTTCTTATTGATCCAGAAGGACGTATTATAACAACCAATTTAAGAGGGTACACATTAGAAGAAAATCTAGCTAAAATATTTGAAAAATAA
- a CDS encoding RagB/SusD family nutrient uptake outer membrane protein produces the protein MKINNKRISIHSTKYILIYSLFLIFNTSCDDFVDVDLPPDLINTEEVFSSEATAQSAMKGIYAYTTSNSAITNLFTYVGLSSDELERASYNVEQLSFATNSIDPTSSTISGMWRGYYNIIYQSNNLIINVSKSTGLSEETKTQLIGEAKFMRAFCYFYLVNLWGDVPLVLGTNYEVNRLLPRSSSTDIYIQIVDDLQDAQTELSSELYTAAGKRTRVNKWVATALLARVMLYQENWEEAEKQANTVIGAGFYGLPPLNQVFYANSNESIFQLTNAGANRYANVGLTGSNVNNPSYRLSSFVASKITTSDARRAAWLTPTLNGPHKYKAYSNTTGPSTAEANIVLRLAEMYLIRAEARAQQDNITGLNSAESDLNTIRSRAGLLGTEATTKTAMLQDIYTERMRELFGEWGHRWFDVKRLGQADAVFGANKPGWTSKAAIYPIPFKDTQQNPNL, from the coding sequence ATGAAAATAAATAATAAAAGAATATCAATACATTCTACTAAATATATACTAATTTATAGCCTATTTTTAATTTTCAATACGAGTTGTGATGATTTTGTTGATGTGGATTTACCTCCAGATTTAATTAATACAGAAGAGGTGTTTTCAAGTGAAGCTACAGCGCAATCGGCAATGAAAGGTATCTATGCCTATACAACATCAAATAGTGCTATAACCAACCTATTTACCTATGTTGGATTATCTTCTGATGAATTGGAAAGAGCTTCGTATAATGTAGAACAATTATCATTTGCAACCAATTCAATTGATCCAACAAGTAGTACTATTTCTGGTATGTGGAGAGGTTATTATAATATTATTTATCAATCTAATAATCTTATTATCAACGTTTCCAAATCAACTGGTTTATCTGAAGAAACTAAAACTCAATTAATAGGGGAAGCTAAATTTATGAGAGCATTCTGCTATTTTTACTTGGTGAATCTTTGGGGTGATGTTCCTCTTGTTTTAGGAACAAATTATGAAGTTAATAGATTGTTACCACGCTCATCATCAACCGATATTTATATTCAAATAGTAGATGATTTACAGGATGCACAAACAGAATTGAGTAGTGAGCTTTACACAGCGGCAGGAAAAAGAACTCGGGTTAACAAATGGGTTGCAACTGCATTATTGGCAAGAGTCATGCTATATCAAGAAAATTGGGAAGAAGCAGAAAAACAAGCAAATACAGTTATAGGTGCAGGCTTTTATGGATTACCACCTCTAAACCAAGTATTTTATGCCAATTCTAATGAAAGTATTTTTCAATTAACAAATGCAGGTGCAAATAGATATGCAAATGTAGGCTTAACAGGCTCTAATGTAAACAATCCATCTTACAGACTTAGTTCTTTTGTGGCAAGTAAAATTACAACTAGTGATGCTAGAAGAGCTGCATGGTTAACACCAACCTTGAACGGGCCACATAAGTATAAAGCATATTCAAATACCACTGGACCATCAACTGCTGAAGCAAATATTGTATTAAGATTGGCCGAAATGTATTTAATAAGAGCAGAAGCTAGAGCGCAGCAAGATAATATTACAGGGCTTAATAGTGCAGAATCGGATTTAAATACGATTCGTTCAAGAGCAGGATTACTAGGAACGGAAGCAACAACAAAAACAGCGATGCTTCAAGATATTTATACTGAAAGAATGAGAGAGCTTTTTGGAGAATGGGGACACCGTTGGTTTGATGTAAAAAGATTGGGGCAAGCCGATGCTGTTTTTGGAGCAAACAAACCTGGATGGACTTCAAAGGCTGCTATTTATCCTATTCCTTTTAAAGATACTCAACAAAACCCCAATCTGTAA